One genomic region from Oncorhynchus clarkii lewisi isolate Uvic-CL-2024 chromosome 21, UVic_Ocla_1.0, whole genome shotgun sequence encodes:
- the LOC139379552 gene encoding collagen alpha-1(I) chain-like, translating into MGLKNTQRAPPIPAAPWGTGCSAPPSPAAPWGTGCSAPPSPEGPWDTGCSAPPIPAAPWDTGCSSRGPLGHRLLSPTYSSCPLGHRLLSPTYSSAPLGHRLLSPTSSSCHLGHRLLSPTSSSCPLGGPQGHRLLSPTYSSSPLGHRLLSLTYSSSPLGHRLLSLTYSSSPLGHRLLSLTYSRGPPGAPAAQPHLRPPGAPAAQPHLVQRAPRDTGCSAPPIPEGPRGTGCSASPIPEGPLGHRLLSLTYSRGPQGHRLLSPTYSRGPPGTPAAQPHLVQRAPWGTGCSATPSPAAPRGTGCSASPIPEGPPGAPAAQPHLFQRAPRGTGCSAPPSPEGPPGTPAAQPHLFQRAPRGPPGTPAAQPHLVQRAPWGTGCSATPSPAAPRGTGCSASPSPEGPLGHRLLSPTYSSAPLGSPLGHRLLSPTYSSSPLGHRLLSLTYSSSPLGHRLLSPTYSSSPLGHRLLSPTYSRGPQGHRLLSPTYSSSPLGHRLLSLTYSSSPLGHRLLSLTYSSSPLGHRLLSLTYSRGPQGHRLLSPTQSRGPPGAPAAQPHLVQLPPGAPAAQPHLRAPLWHRLLSPTYSRGPRGHRLLSPTYSRGPQGHRLLSPTQSRGPPGAPAAQPHLFQLPPGPHLFQLPPGTPAAQPHLVQRPPGTPAAQPHLVQRPPGTPAAQPHLFQQPPGTPAAQPHLFHSPLGHRLLSPTYSSSPLGHRLLSLTYSSSPLGHRLLSPTYSSSPLGHRLLSPTYSRGPQGHRLLSPTYSSSPLGHRLLSLTYSSSPLGHRLLSLTYSSSPLGHRLLSLTYSRGPQGHRLLSPTQSRGPPGAPAAQPHLVQLPPGAPAAQPHLRPPGAPAAQPHLVQRAPRDTGCSAPPIPEGPPVAPAAQPHLFQRAPGTPAAQPHLFQRAPGAPAAQPHPVQRASWGTGCSAPPSPAAPWGTGCSAPPTAPWGTGCSAPPSPEGPQGHRLLSPTYSRGPPCGTGCSAPPIPEGPGDTGCSAPPIPEGPRGTGCSAPPSPEGLLGGPQGHRLLSPTYSRGPTGTPAAQPHLVQRAPWGTGCSATPSPAAPRGPPGTPAAQPHLVQRAPWGTGCSATPSPAAPRGTGCSASPIPEGPQGHWLLSPTYSRGPPGTPAAQPHLVQRAPWGTGCSATPSPEGPLGGPPGTPAAQPHLVQRAPWGTGCSATPSPAAPRCTGCSASPIPEGPPGAPAAQPHLFQRAPRGTGCSAPPSPEGPPGTPAAQPHLFQRAPRGTGCSAPPIPEGPLGHRLLSPTYSPLGHRLLSPTYSSSPLGHRLLSLTYSSSPLGHRLLSPTYSRGPQGHRLLSPTYSSSPLGHRLLSPTYSSSPLGHRLLSLTYSSSPLGHRLLSPTYSSSPLGHRLLSLTYSSSPLGHRLLSLTYSRGPQGHRLLSPTQSRGPPGAPAAQPHLVQLPPGAPAAQPHLSRGPQGHRLLSPTYSSSPLGHRLLSLTYSSSPLGHRLLSPTYSSSPLGHRLLSPTYSRGPQGHRLLSPTYSSSPLGHRLLSLTYSSSPLGHRLLSLTYSRGPLGHRLLSLTYSRGPQGHRLLSPTQSRGPPGAPAAQPHLVQLPPGAPAAQPHLRPPGAPAAQPHLVQRAPRDTGCSAPPIPEGPPVAPAAQPHLFQRAPGTPAAQGPQGHRLLSPTYSRGPPGTPAAQPHLVQRAPWGTGCSATPSPAAPRCTGCSASPIPEGPPGAPAAQPHLFQRAPREGPQGHRLLSPTYSRGPPGTPAAQPHLVQRAPWGTGCSATPSPAAPRGTGCSASPSPEPPLGHRLLSPTYSRGPPGAPAAQPHLFQRPPGAPAAQPHLVQRAPLGHRLLSPTYSRGPPGAPAAQPHLVQRPPGAPAAQPHLVQRAPLGHRLLSPTYSRGPPGAPAAQPHLFQRPPGAPAAQPHQQKND; encoded by the exons ATGGGCCTTAAAAACACACAACGGGCCCCACCTATTCCAGCGGccccctggggcaccggctgctcagccccacctagtcCAGCGGccccctggggcaccggctgctcagccccacctagtcCAGAGGGCCCCTgggacaccggctgctcagccccacctattccagcggccccctgggacaccggctgctca tcCAGAGGCCCCCTgggacaccggctgctcagccccacctattccagctgccccctgggacaccggctgctcagccccacctattccagcgcccccctggggcaccggctgctcagccccacctcttCCAGCTGCCAcctggggcaccggctgctcagccccacctcttccagctgccccctggg agggccccaggggcaccggctgctcagccccacctattccagcagccccctgggacaccggctgctcagcctcaCCTATTCCAGCAGCCCCCTgggacaccggctgctcagcctcaCCTATTCCAGCAGCCCCCTgggacaccggctgctcagcctcacctattccagagggccccctggggcaccggctgctcagccccaccta cggccccctggggcaccggctgctcagccccacctagtcCAGAGGGCCCCCAgggacaccggctgctcagccccacctattccagagggccccaggggcaccggctgctcagcctcacctattccagagggccccctgggacaccggctgctcagcctcaCCTATTCCAGAGGGCCCCAGGGGCACCGGCTActcagccccacctattccagAGGGCCCCCTGGGACACccgctgctcagccccacctagtcCAGAGGGccccctggggcaccggctgctcagccacACCTAGTCCAGCGGCCCCcaggggcaccggctgctcagcctcacctattccagagggcccccctggggcaccggctgctcagccccacctattccagagggcccccaggggcaccggctgctcagccccacctagtcCAGAGGGCCCCCCAgggacaccggctgctcagcctcacctattccagagggcccccaggg ggccccctgggacaccggctgctcagccccacctagtcCAGAGGGccccctggggcaccggctgctcagccacACCTAGTCCAGCGGCCCCcaggggcaccggctgctcagcctcaCCTAGTCCAGAGGGCCCCCTgggacaccggctgctcagccccacctattccagcgcccccctggg cagccccctgggacaccggctgctcagccccacctattccagcagccccctgggacaccggctgctcagcctcaCCTATTCCAGCAGCCCCCTgggacaccggctgctcagccccacctattccagcagccccctgggacaccggctgctcagccccacctattccagagggccccaggggcaccggctgctcagccccacctattccagcagccccctgggacaccggctgctcagcctcaCCTATTCCAGCAGCCCCCTgggacaccggctgctcagcctcaCCTATTCCAGCAGCCCCCTgggacaccggctgctcagcctcacctattccagagggccccaggggcaccggctgctcagccccacccaGTCCAGAGGGCCTcctggggcaccggctgctcagccccacctagtccagctgccccctggggcaccggctgctcagccccaccta AGGGCCCCCCTgtggcaccggctgctcagccccacctattccagagggccccggggacaccggctgctcagccccacctattccagagggccccaggggcaccggctgctcagccccacccaGTCCAGAGGGCCTcctggggcaccggctgctcagccccacctcttccagctgccccctggg ccccacctcttccagctgccccctgggacaccggctgctcagccccacctagtcCAGCGGCCCCCTgggacaccggctgctcagccccacctagtcCAGCGGCCCCCTgggacaccggctgctcagccccacctattccagcagccccctgggacaccggctgctcagccccacctattcca cagccccctgggacaccggctgctcagccccacctattccagcagccccctgggacaccggctgctcagcctcaCCTATTCCAGCAGCCCCCTgggacaccggctgctcagccccacctattccagcagccccctgggacaccggctgctcagccccacctattccagagggccccaggggcaccggctgctcagccccacctattccagcagccccctgggacaccggctgctcagcctcaCCTATTCCAGCAGCCCCCTgggacaccggctgctcagcctcaCCTATTCCAGCAGCCCCCTgggacaccggctgctcagcctcacctattccagagggccccaggggcaccggctgctcagccccacccaGTCCAGAGGGCCTcctggggcaccggctgctcagccccacctagtccagctgccccctggggcaccggctgctcagccccaccta cggccccctggggcaccggctgctcagccccacctagtcCAGAGGGCCCCCAgggacaccggctgctcagccccacctattccagAGGGCCCCCCTgtggcaccggctgctcagccccacctattccagagggccccggggacaccggctgctcagccccacctattccagagggccccaggggcaccggctgctcagccccacccaGTCCAGAGGGCCTcctggggcaccggctgctcagccccacctagtccagctgccccctggggcaccggctgctcagccccaccta cggccccctggggcaccggctgctcagccccacctagtcCAGAGGGCCCCCAgggacaccggctgctcagccccacctattccagAGGGCCCCCCTgtggcaccggctgctcagccccacctattccagagggccccggggacaccggctgctcagccccacctattccagagggccccaggggcaccggctgctcagccccacccaGTCCAGAGGGCCTcctggg agggccccaggggcaccggctgctcagccccacctattccagAGGGCCCACTGGGACACccgctgctcagccccacctagtcCAGAGGGccccctggggcaccggctgctcagccacACCTAGTCCAGCGGCCCCCAG agggccccctgggacaccggctgctcagccccacctagtcCAGAGGGCCCCCTGGGGGACCGGCTGCTCAGCCACACCTAGTCCAGCGGCCCCcaggggcaccggctgctcagcctcaCCTATTCCAGAGGGCCCCCAGGGGCActggctgctcagccccacctattccagagggccccctgggacaccggctgctcagccccacctagtcCAGAGGGccccctggggcaccggctgctcagccacACCTAGTCCAGAGGGccccctggg AGGGCCCCCTGGGACACccgctgctcagccccacctagtcCAGAGGGccccctggggcaccggctgctcagccacACCTAGTCCAGCGGCCCCCAGgtgcaccggctgctcagcctcacctattccagagggcccccctggggcaccggctgctcagccccacctattccagagggcccccaggggcaccggctgctcagccccacctagtcCAGAGGGCCCCCCAgggacaccggctgctcagcctcacctattccagagggcccccaggggcaccggctgctcagccccacctattccagagggccccctgggacaccggctgctcagccccaccta cagccccctgggacaccggctgctcagccccacctattccagcagccccctgggacaccggctgctcagcctcaCCTATTCCAGCAGCCCCCTgggacaccggctgctcagccccacctattccagagggccccaggggcaccggctgctcagccccacctattccagcagccccctgggacaccggctgctcagccccacctattccagcagccccctgggacaccggctgctcagcctcaCCTATTCCAGCAGCCCCCTgggacaccggctgctcagccccacctattccagcagccccctgggacaccggctgctcagcctcaCCTATTCCAGCAGCCCCCTgggacaccggctgctcagcctcacctattccagagggccccaggggcaccggctgctcagccccacccaGTCCAGAGGGccccctggggcaccggctgctcagccccacctagtccagctgccccctggggcaccggctgctcagccccaccta tcCAGAGGGCCCcaggggcaccggctgctcagccccacctattccagcagccccctgggacaccggctgctcagcctcaCCTATTCCAGCAGCCCCCTgggacaccggctgctcagccccacctattccagcagccccctgggacaccggctgctcagccccacctattccagagggccccaggggcaccggctgctcagccccacctattccagcagccccctgggacaccggctgctcagcctcaCCTATTCCAGCAGCCCCCTgggacaccggctgctcagcctcacctattccagagggcccctgggacaccggctgctcagcctcacctattccagagggccccaggggcaccggctgctcagccccacccaGTCCAGAGGGccccctggggcaccggctgctcagccccacctagtccagctgccccctggggcaccggctgctcagccccaccta cggccccctggggcaccggctgctcagccccacctagtcCAGAGGGCCCCCAgggacaccggctgctcagccccacctattccagAGGGCCCCCCTgtggcaccggctgctcagccccacctattccagagggccccggggacaccggctgctca agggccccaggggcaccggctgctcagccccacctattccagAGGGCCCCCTGGGACACccgctgctcagccccacctagtcCAGAGGGccccctggggcaccggctgctcagccacACCTAGTCCAGCGGCCCCCAGgtgcaccggctgctcagcctcacctattccagagggcccccctggggcaccggctgctcagccccacctattccagagggcccccaggg agggcccccaggggcaccggctgctcagccccacctattccagagggccccctgggacaccggctgctcagccccacctagtcCAGAGGGccccctggggcaccggctgctcagccacACCTAGTCCAGCGGCCCCcaggggcaccggctgctcagcctcaCCTAGTCCAGAGCCccccctggggcaccggctgctcagccccacctattccagagggcccccaggggcaccggctgctcagcctcaCCTATTCCAGCGCCCCCcaggggcaccggctgctcagcctcaCCTAGTCCAGAGGGCccccctggggcaccggctgctcagccccacctattccagagggcccccaggggcaccggctgctcagccacACCTAGTCCAGCGGCCCCcaggggcaccggctgctcagcctcaCCTAGTCCAGAGGGCccccctggggcaccggctgctcagccccacctattccagagggcccccaggggcaccggctgctcagcctcaCCTATTCCAGCGGCCCCcaggggcaccggctgctcagcctcaCCAGCAAAAAAACG